A single window of Usitatibacter rugosus DNA harbors:
- a CDS encoding DUF2950 domain-containing protein produces the protein MNLMRISSRILATTAAALAFGAFGAFAATPAPTQQRTFATADEAAAALAEAVRSGEGNKLLAVVGPSSKSWLFTGDEVSDRADWKRFLEGYDKKKSVKAEGDAKATLVVGDDDWPFPAPIVKKAGKWSFDVNAGKEEVINRRVGRNELDTIQVLLAVVDAQREFAQTHDGAYAKLFRSTTGKQDGLYWATKAGEKPSPLGALAAEAARDGYGGKAGGKIEPFHGYSYRILTSQGKSAQGGAYDYVAGGRMIGGFAVLAFPANYGISGVKTFIVNHDGVVYEKDLGAGTADAAAKITKFDPSKGWEKVPQ, from the coding sequence ATGAACCTGATGAGAATTTCTTCCCGCATCCTCGCCACCACGGCAGCGGCGCTGGCCTTCGGGGCCTTCGGGGCCTTCGCGGCCACGCCGGCGCCCACGCAGCAACGCACGTTCGCCACCGCCGATGAAGCGGCGGCCGCGCTTGCCGAGGCGGTTCGCTCGGGCGAGGGGAACAAGCTCCTCGCCGTCGTCGGACCCTCCTCGAAGAGCTGGCTCTTCACGGGCGACGAAGTCTCCGACCGCGCCGACTGGAAGCGCTTCCTCGAAGGCTACGACAAGAAGAAGTCCGTGAAGGCGGAAGGCGACGCGAAGGCGACGCTCGTCGTGGGCGACGACGACTGGCCCTTCCCGGCCCCGATCGTGAAGAAGGCCGGCAAGTGGTCCTTCGACGTGAACGCCGGAAAAGAGGAAGTCATCAACCGCCGCGTGGGCCGCAACGAGCTCGACACGATCCAGGTGCTGCTCGCGGTCGTCGATGCGCAGCGCGAGTTTGCGCAGACGCACGACGGCGCGTACGCGAAGCTCTTTCGCTCGACCACGGGCAAGCAGGACGGCTTGTACTGGGCCACGAAGGCCGGCGAGAAGCCGAGCCCGCTGGGCGCGCTCGCGGCCGAGGCCGCTCGCGACGGCTACGGCGGAAAGGCCGGCGGCAAGATCGAGCCCTTCCACGGCTACAGCTACCGGATCCTCACCTCGCAGGGTAAGAGCGCGCAGGGTGGGGCGTACGACTACGTGGCGGGCGGCCGCATGATCGGCGGCTTCGCGGTGCTGGCGTTTCCGGCGAACTACGGCATCTCCGGCGTGAAGACCTTCATCGTGAACCACGACGGCGTCGTGTACGAGAAGGATCTCGGAGCGGGCACGGCCGATGCGGCCGCGAAGATCACGAAGTTCGATCCTTCGAAGGGATGGGAAAAGGTGCCGCAGTAA
- a CDS encoding patatin-like phospholipase family protein: MILSRTAACAFGAALLALVTVDALAQAVAPQSRPRIGLVLGGGGARGGAHLGVLEVLEELRIPFDCVAGTSMGALVGGAYVSGLSLEHMKQTIRDTDWGGIFDDSAGRDELNLRRKQLDDRFLSALEFGATSGGLRYREGAVAGEKLKLFFNQLVRSEFGERRIEDLPLPLTLIATDIGNGDRVAMRSGGLSSAMRASMSVPGAVAPVVREGRKLVDGGLVDNVPIQEVRERCGADVVIAINVGSPLLEPEAVQGVVSVVGQMVNLLTEQNVARSLQTLKPNDVYMRPELGTITAGDFQRQMEAADVGRKTAQMQIEKLRKLSVPEAEYNAWRDRLRNQPVKTAPRIDEVRVADTSFVNAETVRDAIRQKEGEALDAKQLSSDLILLYSGGDLQSVDYSVLNERDKTILRVTPVEKAWGPDYLRFGLNLSSDFHDATFNIRALYRRTWLNSYGAEWLTALQLGNEHRFATEFYQPVERRQRVFVSGYADIGATKEALYYNGSHQADYYARGWRTGFDLGANLGIYGQAKVGWVERGQRATVETGPPILPEVKLRSGGPQLRLDIDTQDFAYFPTKGYRLQARIFDAQHVDGDFKKYGLAEAKLGAAFSVGDLIFLGKLEGGGPTHGTLPPGDLFTLGGPRKLASFAQDQLRGEEYYYGRLDAQYRLTRPIPLLGLAVIGGITAEAGRMRDSFTEPSLTGWQSSFGAYLATNSAFGPIYVGIADGKNGKGRFYFFVGTP, translated from the coding sequence ATGATCCTCTCGCGAACCGCAGCGTGCGCCTTCGGCGCCGCGCTGCTTGCGCTCGTCACGGTCGATGCGCTGGCCCAGGCGGTCGCGCCGCAATCGCGTCCCCGCATCGGGCTCGTGCTCGGCGGCGGCGGCGCGCGCGGCGGCGCCCACCTCGGCGTGCTCGAGGTGCTGGAAGAGCTGCGCATCCCGTTCGATTGCGTGGCCGGCACCAGCATGGGCGCGCTCGTGGGCGGCGCCTACGTGTCGGGCCTCTCGCTCGAGCACATGAAGCAAACCATCCGCGACACCGACTGGGGCGGCATCTTCGACGATTCGGCGGGCCGCGACGAGCTGAACCTGCGCCGCAAGCAACTGGACGACCGTTTCCTCTCCGCGCTCGAGTTCGGAGCGACCTCGGGCGGGTTGCGCTATCGCGAGGGCGCGGTGGCTGGCGAGAAGCTGAAGCTCTTCTTCAACCAGCTCGTGCGCTCGGAGTTCGGCGAGCGGCGTATCGAGGACCTTCCGCTGCCGCTCACGCTGATCGCCACCGACATCGGCAACGGCGACCGCGTGGCGATGCGCTCGGGTGGCCTGTCGAGCGCGATGCGCGCGAGCATGTCGGTGCCCGGTGCAGTGGCGCCCGTGGTGCGCGAAGGTCGCAAGCTCGTCGATGGCGGCCTGGTCGACAACGTCCCCATCCAGGAAGTGCGCGAGCGCTGCGGCGCGGACGTCGTGATTGCCATCAACGTCGGCTCGCCGCTGCTCGAGCCCGAGGCCGTGCAAGGTGTCGTGAGCGTCGTGGGCCAGATGGTGAACCTGCTCACGGAGCAGAACGTGGCCCGTTCGCTGCAGACGCTGAAGCCCAACGACGTCTACATGCGCCCCGAGCTGGGCACGATCACGGCCGGCGATTTCCAACGGCAGATGGAAGCGGCGGACGTGGGCCGGAAGACCGCGCAGATGCAGATCGAGAAGCTGCGCAAGCTCTCGGTTCCGGAGGCCGAGTACAACGCCTGGCGCGACCGCCTGCGCAACCAGCCGGTGAAGACGGCCCCGCGCATCGACGAGGTGCGCGTCGCGGACACGTCGTTCGTGAATGCCGAGACGGTGCGCGACGCCATTCGCCAGAAGGAGGGTGAGGCGCTCGACGCGAAGCAGCTCTCCAGCGACCTGATCCTGCTCTACAGCGGCGGGGACCTGCAGTCGGTCGACTACAGCGTGCTGAACGAGCGCGACAAGACGATCCTGCGCGTGACGCCGGTCGAGAAGGCATGGGGCCCGGACTACCTGCGCTTCGGCCTGAACCTCTCGTCCGATTTCCATGACGCGACGTTCAACATCCGGGCGCTCTATCGCCGCACGTGGCTCAACTCCTACGGCGCCGAGTGGCTCACCGCGCTGCAGCTCGGCAACGAGCATCGCTTCGCGACCGAGTTCTACCAGCCGGTCGAACGGCGCCAGCGCGTTTTCGTCAGCGGCTACGCGGATATCGGCGCGACGAAAGAGGCCCTGTACTACAACGGCTCGCACCAGGCCGACTACTACGCGCGGGGATGGCGCACCGGCTTCGATCTCGGCGCGAATCTCGGCATCTACGGCCAGGCGAAGGTGGGGTGGGTGGAGCGCGGGCAACGCGCCACGGTGGAGACGGGGCCGCCGATCCTGCCGGAGGTGAAGCTGCGCAGCGGCGGGCCGCAACTGCGCCTGGATATCGACACACAGGACTTCGCCTACTTCCCGACGAAGGGCTACCGTCTACAGGCGCGGATCTTCGACGCACAGCACGTGGATGGCGACTTCAAGAAGTACGGGCTCGCGGAGGCCAAGCTCGGCGCCGCGTTCTCGGTGGGCGACCTGATCTTCCTCGGCAAGCTCGAGGGCGGCGGGCCCACGCACGGCACGCTGCCGCCGGGAGACCTCTTCACCCTGGGCGGTCCGCGGAAGCTCGCGAGCTTCGCGCAGGACCAGCTCCGCGGCGAGGAGTACTACTACGGGAGGCTGGACGCGCAGTACCGCCTCACGCGGCCCATCCCCTTGCTGGGGCTGGCCGTGATCGGCGGCATCACGGCCGAGGCCGGGCGGATGCGCGATTCGTTCACGGAGCCCTCCCTCACGGGGTGGCAGTCCTCGTTCGGCGCGTACCTCGCGACGAACAGCGCCTTCGGGCCGATCTACGTGGGCATCGCCGACGGCAAGAACGGCAAGGGGCGGTTCTACTTCTTCGTGGGCACGCCCTAG
- the lpxC gene encoding UDP-3-O-acyl-N-acetylglucosamine deacetylase has protein sequence MIRQRTLKSIKRATGVGLHTGHKVEMVLRPAPIDTGIVFCRSDLPGNPAIPARATNVTDTRMATVVEHEGARVSTVEHLMSAFAGLGIDNAFVDVSAEEVPIMDGSAGTFVFLINAAGIEEQAAPKKYIRVLKRVAIEQGDKHVSLEPFNGFKLAFSIDFDHPVFDATRSEVEVDFADVSFVKEISRARTFGFTQDVEAMRSAGLGRGGSLDNAIVIDDFRVLNSEGLRFDDEFVKHKALDAVGDLYMLGHPLIGAFHGHKSGHALNNQLVRALLADQSAWEVATFDQVEALPRAFANLAIV, from the coding sequence ATGATCCGCCAACGAACCCTCAAGTCGATCAAGCGCGCCACCGGCGTCGGTCTCCATACCGGCCACAAGGTCGAGATGGTGCTGCGCCCCGCGCCCATCGACACGGGGATCGTCTTCTGCCGCTCCGACCTCCCGGGCAATCCGGCGATCCCGGCGCGCGCCACCAACGTCACGGATACGCGCATGGCGACGGTGGTCGAGCACGAAGGCGCCCGCGTCTCCACGGTGGAGCACCTCATGTCGGCTTTTGCCGGCCTGGGCATCGACAACGCGTTCGTCGACGTGTCGGCCGAGGAAGTGCCGATCATGGACGGCAGCGCGGGCACGTTCGTGTTCCTCATCAATGCCGCCGGCATCGAGGAACAAGCCGCTCCGAAGAAATACATCCGCGTGCTGAAGCGCGTGGCGATCGAGCAGGGCGACAAGCACGTCTCGCTCGAGCCCTTCAACGGCTTCAAGCTCGCGTTCTCGATCGACTTCGACCACCCGGTGTTCGATGCGACCCGCTCCGAAGTGGAGGTCGACTTCGCCGACGTCTCCTTCGTGAAGGAGATCTCGCGCGCGCGCACCTTCGGCTTCACGCAGGACGTCGAGGCCATGCGCTCGGCGGGCCTGGGCCGCGGCGGCTCGCTCGACAACGCGATCGTCATCGACGACTTCCGCGTGCTGAACAGCGAAGGCCTGCGCTTCGACGACGAGTTCGTGAAGCACAAGGCGCTCGACGCCGTGGGCGACCTCTACATGCTCGGCCACCCGCTGATCGGCGCCTTCCACGGCCACAAGTCGGGCCACGCGCTGAACAACCAGCTCGTGCGTGCGCTGCTGGCCGACCAAAGCGCCTGGGAAGTCGCGACCTTCGACCAGGTCGAGGCGCTTCCCCGCGCCTTCGCCAATCTCGCCATCGTCTGA
- a CDS encoding DciA family protein, translating into MATDSVSKVLGDAPELKVLQERLNLIDRLQRSYRTIAPGELARVSRVSAIDGTTVVIYATSGPVAAALRQVAPRLLSGLQKSNALKENEKAELTGIRVEVQVEVRPARRAVVPREPMPVERLAKVAEAMSDSPLKETLGRMARPQSKRTREKT; encoded by the coding sequence ATGGCTACCGATTCCGTATCCAAGGTCCTGGGCGATGCTCCCGAGCTGAAAGTGCTCCAGGAGCGCCTGAACCTCATTGATCGCTTGCAGCGAAGCTACCGGACCATCGCACCCGGAGAGCTGGCCAGAGTAAGCCGGGTGAGCGCCATCGATGGAACAACCGTTGTGATTTATGCCACCAGCGGGCCGGTTGCGGCGGCTCTGCGTCAGGTGGCTCCCCGCCTTCTTTCGGGCCTGCAGAAATCTAATGCATTGAAAGAAAACGAGAAAGCGGAGCTTACCGGAATACGGGTCGAAGTTCAAGTTGAAGTCCGCCCGGCCCGACGGGCGGTCGTTCCGAGGGAACCCATGCCGGTGGAACGCCTGGCCAAGGTCGCCGAGGCGATGTCCGACTCCCCCCTCAAGGAGACCCTGGGCCGGATGGCCCGCCCTCAGAGCAAGAGGACGCGGGAAAAGACGTAG
- a CDS encoding M23 family metallopeptidase, whose protein sequence is MNIILVSDSLAKSRSVTLSQTQVFFIAFGILAAGFMLAMATYVMTMKFSVDLRNPYLRTLLAALHEEQNRKNEAELKDNIGALAVKVGELQARILRLDAFGDRLARAANIKREEFRFDEKPGQGGPLVNGVGRDITVAEFQQMLTEISRVLDDRADKLGVLDSYLMDDRLVRKTIPTTLPIESGYYSSNYGSRIDPINGRSTFHTGVDLIAPQGTPVLAAAGGIVSAVEYQAEYGNLVDVDHENGLTSRYAHLSKSMVKIGDVVMKGQNIALVGQTGRVTGPHLHFEVREKGVPLNPNRFLSLGNKDVVIGNAYRK, encoded by the coding sequence GTGAACATTATTCTCGTTTCGGACAGCCTCGCGAAGAGCCGTTCGGTCACGCTGTCCCAGACGCAGGTCTTCTTCATCGCCTTTGGCATCCTGGCCGCCGGCTTCATGCTGGCCATGGCCACCTATGTCATGACGATGAAGTTCTCCGTCGACCTGCGCAACCCGTACCTTCGCACGCTGCTCGCCGCATTGCACGAAGAACAGAACCGCAAGAACGAAGCCGAGCTGAAGGACAACATCGGAGCCCTCGCCGTGAAGGTGGGCGAGCTCCAGGCCCGCATCCTCCGCCTCGACGCCTTCGGCGACCGCCTTGCCCGCGCCGCCAACATCAAGCGCGAGGAGTTCCGCTTCGACGAGAAGCCCGGCCAGGGCGGCCCGCTCGTGAACGGCGTCGGCCGCGACATCACCGTGGCCGAATTCCAGCAGATGCTCACCGAGATCTCGCGCGTGTTGGACGACCGCGCCGACAAGCTCGGCGTGCTCGACTCCTACCTGATGGACGACCGCCTCGTGAGGAAGACCATCCCAACGACGCTGCCCATCGAGTCGGGCTACTACTCGTCCAACTACGGCTCGCGGATCGACCCCATCAACGGCCGCTCGACGTTCCACACCGGCGTGGATCTCATCGCGCCGCAGGGCACGCCGGTGCTCGCCGCCGCGGGCGGCATCGTCTCCGCCGTCGAGTACCAGGCCGAATACGGCAATCTGGTCGATGTGGACCACGAGAACGGCCTTACCTCCCGCTACGCCCATCTCTCCAAGAGCATGGTGAAGATCGGCGACGTGGTGATGAAGGGCCAGAACATCGCGCTCGTGGGCCAGACCGGCCGCGTGACCGGCCCGCACCTGCACTTCGAAGTCCGGGAAAAGGGCGTCCCCCTCAACCCCAACCGCTTCCTCTCGCTCGGCAACAAGGACGTGGTGATCGGCAACGCCTACCGGAAGTAG
- the secA gene encoding preprotein translocase subunit SecA, with amino-acid sequence MLQTALKALFGSRNDRLLKTYRKRVEQINALEPEFQKLTDEQLQAKTPELKKRVADGATLDDILPEAFATVREAGKRILGMRHFDVQLVGGMALHEGKIAEMRTGEGKTLVATLPSYLNALTGKGVHVVTVNDYLAKRDAEWMGRIHRFLGMSVGVVIPQMDAQDKQAAYQSDITYGTNNEFGFDYLRDNMATQVGERFQRGLNFAIVDEVDSILIDEARTPLIISGQAEDSTELYRRINVLIPKLKPQPEEKAPGDYWVDLKQHSVTLSEEGHEHAEQLMNEAGLLPEGASLYDPANIILMHHLYAGVRAHSLYHRDQHYVVQDDEVVIVDEFTGRMMQGRRWSEGLHQAVEAKEGTSIKNESQTLASITFQNYFRLYKKLSGMTGTADTEAFEFSHIYNLETVLIPTHRKMVRKDSNDQVFITAKEKYAAIITDVKDCYARGQPVLLGTTSIENSELIATLLEKEGLPHQVLNAKQHAREADIVTQAGRPKMVTIATNMAGRGTDIVLGGNPDPEIQLIKTDEALNDSEKDAKVAAVRANWDRLHAEVVAAGGLHIVGSERHESRRIDNQLRGRAARQGDPGSSRFYLSFEDPLLKIFAGEKLKAVMGALKIPEGEAIEAKIVTRSIENAQRKVEARNFDIRKQLLEYDDVASDQRKVIYAQRNELLESQDISQTIASIRSGVLGDTVVEHMPADSVEEQWDIAGLERKLESDFYTKAPVADWVKADETLDGPKVAERVIEASAKAYADKFTNIDAEVVHHYERAVMLQSIDTHWREHLAALDYLRQGIHLRGYAQKQPKQEYKREAFELFGAMLDSIKRDVTRHLMGVQIRSQEQVEEAERRAEEASRVVKNVQYNHPGAETALADEGDVAIAEAPPPQAMGDAAPFVRSTNKVGRNDPCPCGSGKKYKQCHGKLG; translated from the coding sequence GTGCTACAGACCGCCCTCAAAGCCCTATTCGGCAGCCGCAACGACCGCCTCCTCAAGACCTACCGGAAGCGCGTCGAACAGATCAACGCCCTCGAGCCCGAGTTCCAGAAGCTCACGGACGAACAGCTCCAGGCCAAGACCCCGGAGCTGAAGAAACGCGTCGCCGACGGGGCGACCCTCGACGACATCCTTCCCGAAGCTTTCGCCACGGTTCGCGAGGCGGGCAAGCGCATCCTCGGCATGCGGCACTTCGACGTGCAGCTGGTCGGCGGCATGGCGCTGCACGAAGGCAAGATCGCGGAGATGCGCACGGGCGAGGGCAAGACGCTCGTCGCCACGCTGCCGTCGTACCTGAACGCGCTCACCGGCAAGGGTGTGCACGTCGTCACGGTGAACGACTACCTCGCCAAGCGCGACGCGGAATGGATGGGACGCATCCATCGCTTCCTCGGCATGTCGGTGGGCGTCGTGATCCCGCAGATGGACGCGCAGGACAAGCAGGCGGCCTACCAGTCCGATATCACCTACGGCACCAACAACGAATTCGGCTTCGACTACCTGCGCGACAACATGGCCACGCAGGTCGGCGAACGCTTCCAGCGCGGACTCAACTTCGCGATCGTCGACGAGGTCGACTCGATCCTCATCGACGAGGCGCGCACGCCGCTCATCATCTCCGGCCAGGCCGAGGATTCGACCGAGCTCTATCGGCGCATCAACGTGCTGATCCCGAAGCTCAAGCCCCAGCCCGAGGAGAAGGCGCCCGGCGACTACTGGGTGGACCTGAAGCAGCATTCGGTCACGCTCTCCGAAGAGGGCCACGAGCACGCCGAGCAGCTCATGAACGAAGCCGGCCTCCTCCCCGAGGGCGCCAGCCTCTACGACCCGGCGAACATCATCCTGATGCACCACCTCTACGCCGGGGTCCGTGCCCATTCGCTCTACCACCGCGACCAGCACTACGTGGTGCAGGACGACGAGGTCGTGATCGTCGACGAGTTCACCGGCCGCATGATGCAGGGCCGCCGCTGGTCCGAGGGCCTGCACCAGGCCGTCGAGGCGAAGGAAGGCACGTCGATCAAGAACGAGAGCCAGACGTTGGCCTCGATCACCTTCCAGAACTACTTCCGCCTCTACAAGAAGCTCTCCGGCATGACGGGAACGGCCGACACCGAGGCCTTCGAGTTCTCGCACATCTACAACCTCGAAACGGTGCTGATCCCCACGCACCGCAAGATGGTCCGCAAGGACTCCAACGACCAGGTCTTCATCACGGCGAAGGAGAAGTACGCCGCGATCATCACCGACGTGAAGGACTGCTACGCGCGCGGCCAGCCCGTGCTGCTCGGCACCACGTCGATCGAGAACTCCGAGCTGATCGCCACGCTGCTGGAGAAGGAAGGCCTGCCGCACCAGGTGCTGAACGCGAAGCAGCACGCGCGCGAGGCGGACATCGTCACGCAGGCCGGCCGTCCGAAGATGGTCACCATCGCCACCAACATGGCGGGCCGCGGCACGGACATCGTGCTCGGCGGCAATCCCGATCCCGAGATCCAGCTGATCAAGACCGACGAGGCGCTGAACGACTCCGAGAAGGATGCGAAGGTCGCCGCCGTCCGCGCCAATTGGGACAGGCTGCACGCCGAGGTGGTCGCTGCCGGCGGCCTGCACATCGTGGGCTCCGAGCGCCACGAGTCGCGCCGCATCGACAACCAGCTGCGCGGCCGCGCCGCCCGCCAGGGCGACCCGGGCTCCTCGCGCTTCTACCTCTCGTTCGAGGATCCGCTGCTCAAGATCTTCGCCGGCGAGAAGCTGAAGGCGGTGATGGGCGCGCTCAAGATCCCCGAGGGCGAGGCGATCGAAGCCAAGATCGTCACGCGCTCGATCGAGAACGCGCAGCGCAAGGTCGAGGCCCGCAACTTCGACATCCGCAAGCAGTTGCTCGAATACGACGACGTCGCGAGCGACCAGCGCAAGGTCATCTACGCGCAGCGTAACGAGCTGCTCGAGTCCCAGGACATCTCGCAGACCATCGCCTCCATCCGCTCCGGCGTGCTGGGCGATACGGTGGTCGAGCACATGCCCGCCGACTCCGTCGAGGAGCAATGGGACATCGCCGGCCTCGAGCGCAAGCTCGAGAGCGACTTCTACACGAAGGCGCCGGTCGCCGACTGGGTCAAGGCCGACGAGACGCTGGACGGCCCGAAGGTCGCCGAGCGCGTGATCGAGGCCTCGGCCAAGGCCTACGCGGACAAGTTCACCAACATCGACGCCGAGGTCGTGCACCACTACGAGCGCGCGGTCATGCTGCAGTCGATCGACACGCATTGGCGCGAGCACCTCGCGGCGCTGGACTACCTGCGCCAGGGCATCCACCTGCGCGGCTACGCGCAGAAGCAGCCGAAGCAGGAATACAAGCGCGAGGCCTTCGAGCTCTTCGGCGCGATGCTGGATTCCATCAAGCGAGACGTGACCCGCCATTTGATGGGCGTGCAGATCCGCTCGCAGGAGCAGGTCGAGGAAGCCGAACGCCGCGCCGAGGAAGCGTCGCGCGTGGTGAAGAACGTCCAGTACAACCACCCGGGCGCGGAGACCGCGCTCGCGGACGAAGGCGATGTCGCCATCGCCGAAGCGCCGCCGCCGCAAGCGATGGGCGATGCCGCGCCGTTCGTGCGCTCGACCAACAAGGTCGGCCGCAACGACCCGTGCCCGTGCGGCTCGGGCAAGAAGTACAAGCAGTGCCACGGCAAGCTCGGCTGA
- the argJ gene encoding bifunctional glutamate N-acetyltransferase/amino-acid acetyltransferase ArgJ encodes MPVHLDPPKPEALLSISGVRLGIAKAGIRKPNRKDLLIVEVAEGGRLAGVFTQNRYCAAPVIVCREHLATKSEIRALVINTGVANAGTGETGLANARASCGAVAEALGLKADQVLPFSTGVIMEPLPVDRLIAGIPACVADLKPDNWAAAAEAIMTTDIVAKAVSRQVVIDGFTITVTGIAKGAGMIQPNMATMLGFIATDATVGGEALAHLTRYVAERSFNVITVDGDTSTNDSLVIAATGHAGNPRIIGEGTAEFARLCEAVLEVAQILAQAIVRDGEGATKFITIAVDGGATRAECLAVGKRIAHSPLVKTAFFASDPNLGRILAAVGNAGIADLDPTKVTLHLGEFLVAERGGRAASYTEEQGKAAMKPAEITIRVGLGRGDESATVWTCDFSYDYVKINADYRS; translated from the coding sequence ATGCCTGTCCATCTCGATCCCCCGAAGCCCGAAGCCCTCCTCTCCATCTCCGGTGTCCGGCTGGGCATCGCCAAGGCGGGGATCCGGAAGCCCAACCGCAAGGACCTTCTGATCGTCGAGGTGGCGGAAGGCGGGCGTCTCGCGGGCGTCTTCACGCAGAACCGCTACTGCGCCGCTCCGGTGATCGTCTGCCGCGAGCATCTCGCGACCAAGAGCGAGATCCGCGCGCTGGTGATCAACACGGGTGTTGCGAATGCCGGAACCGGTGAGACGGGCCTCGCCAACGCGCGCGCCTCGTGCGGTGCCGTGGCCGAGGCGCTCGGCCTCAAGGCCGACCAGGTGCTGCCGTTCTCCACCGGCGTGATCATGGAGCCGCTGCCCGTCGACCGCCTCATCGCCGGCATCCCGGCCTGCGTCGCCGACCTCAAGCCCGACAACTGGGCAGCCGCGGCCGAGGCGATCATGACCACCGACATCGTCGCCAAGGCCGTGTCGCGCCAGGTCGTGATCGATGGGTTCACCATCACCGTGACCGGCATCGCCAAGGGCGCGGGCATGATCCAGCCGAACATGGCGACGATGCTCGGCTTCATCGCCACCGATGCCACGGTGGGCGGCGAGGCGCTGGCCCACCTCACGCGCTACGTGGCCGAACGCTCCTTCAACGTGATCACCGTCGACGGCGACACGTCCACCAACGATTCGCTCGTCATCGCCGCGACCGGGCATGCGGGCAACCCGCGCATCATCGGCGAGGGCACGGCCGAGTTCGCCCGCCTTTGCGAGGCGGTGCTCGAGGTCGCGCAAATCCTCGCGCAGGCGATCGTGCGCGACGGCGAGGGCGCCACCAAGTTCATCACCATCGCGGTCGACGGCGGCGCCACGCGCGCCGAATGCCTTGCCGTGGGCAAGCGCATCGCGCACTCGCCGCTGGTGAAGACGGCCTTCTTCGCTTCCGATCCCAATCTCGGACGCATCCTCGCGGCCGTGGGCAACGCGGGCATCGCCGATCTCGATCCGACGAAGGTGACGCTGCACCTGGGCGAGTTCCTCGTCGCGGAACGCGGCGGGCGCGCGGCGAGCTACACCGAGGAGCAGGGCAAGGCGGCGATGAAGCCCGCGGAGATCACGATCCGCGTGGGCCTCGGCCGCGGCGACGAATCGGCCACCGTGTGGACCTGCGATTTCTCGTACGACTACGTGAAGATCAATGCCGACTACCGCAGCTAG
- a CDS encoding GNAT family N-acetyltransferase, which yields MPTTAASPVREWRRGDCVVSDDPARLQSETVVRFITGSYWASGIPGDTMRRAIANSLCFGLYRGDAQIGFARVVTDRATFGYLCDVYVDEAHRGDGLGKWLVACVLEHPDLQGLRRLSLMTRDAQGLYEGLGFKPMGDPARYLEIHRPDVYKPAP from the coding sequence ATGCCGACTACCGCAGCTAGCCCGGTGCGGGAGTGGCGGCGGGGCGATTGCGTCGTCTCCGACGACCCCGCGCGCCTCCAGTCCGAGACGGTGGTGCGGTTCATCACGGGCAGCTACTGGGCCTCGGGCATCCCCGGCGACACGATGCGCCGCGCGATCGCGAACTCCCTCTGCTTCGGCCTCTATCGTGGCGATGCGCAGATCGGCTTCGCGCGCGTCGTGACGGACCGCGCGACGTTCGGCTACCTGTGCGACGTGTACGTGGACGAGGCGCATCGCGGCGACGGCCTCGGCAAGTGGCTCGTGGCCTGCGTGCTCGAGCATCCGGACCTGCAGGGCCTGCGCCGTCTCTCGCTGATGACGCGCGATGCGCAAGGGCTCTACGAGGGCCTCGGCTTCAAGCCGATGGGCGACCCCGCGCGCTACCTCGAGATCCACCGCCCCGACGTCTACAAGCCCGCCCCCTAG
- a CDS encoding class I SAM-dependent DNA methyltransferase has translation MADVKSFAPHLEKYYARRAGEYEKIYEKPERQAELAWLRERIPRAVEGRKVLEVACGTGYWTQFLAKKARAVYACDINEPVLEIAREKGLPPSVHFFKADAVTLEGVPTGCNAAFAGFWWSHVKKADLAKFVERLATRLEPGATVVILDNQFHEQSSTPLSRRDAEGNTYQVRKLANGDEYEILKNFPTPEELTEAVRGVAREATLETLQYYWLLHFTLK, from the coding sequence ATGGCCGACGTGAAGAGCTTCGCCCCCCACCTCGAGAAGTACTACGCCAGGCGCGCCGGCGAGTACGAGAAGATCTACGAGAAGCCCGAGCGCCAGGCGGAGCTCGCGTGGCTTCGCGAGCGCATCCCTCGCGCCGTCGAGGGCCGCAAGGTGCTCGAGGTCGCGTGCGGCACCGGCTACTGGACGCAGTTCCTCGCGAAGAAGGCGCGCGCCGTCTACGCCTGCGACATCAACGAGCCCGTGCTCGAGATCGCGCGCGAGAAGGGCCTGCCCCCCAGCGTGCACTTCTTCAAGGCCGATGCGGTGACGCTCGAGGGCGTGCCCACGGGCTGCAACGCGGCGTTCGCGGGCTTCTGGTGGTCGCACGTGAAGAAGGCGGACCTCGCCAAGTTCGTCGAGCGCCTCGCCACGCGCCTCGAGCCGGGCGCCACGGTCGTCATCCTCGACAATCAGTTCCACGAGCAGAGCTCCACGCCGTTGTCGCGACGCGACGCCGAGGGCAACACCTACCAGGTGCGAAAGCTCGCCAACGGCGACGAGTACGAGATCCTCAAGAATTTCCCCACGCCGGAGGAGCTCACGGAAGCCGTGCGCGGTGTCGCCCGCGAGGCGACGCTGGAGACGCTGCAGTACTACTGGCTGCTGCACTTCACGCTCAAATGA